One Euphorbia lathyris chromosome 1, ddEupLath1.1, whole genome shotgun sequence DNA segment encodes these proteins:
- the LOC136230098 gene encoding arginine-specific demethylase JMJ20 isoform X1 has translation MDERQMGIQIEGKIERVNGKELSYNEFVAKYLAKNQPVVLTGLMDDWRACKDWVTDTGCPNLHFFSTHFPNSRVQVADCGVREFTDQKRVEMTVKEFIDHWAESNASDGDSKSLLYLKDWHFVKEYPEYVAYKTPLLFSDDWLNLYLDHHRMHKNSDSDQENDEISCSDYRFVYMGAKGSWTPLHADVFRSYSWSANVCGKKKWLFLSPSQCHLIFDRNLKNTVYNIFDNVSEETFPGFKKAIWLECIQDQNEIIFVPSGWFHQVHNLEDTISINHNWYNAHNLSWVWDLLWRDYNEAKGYIEDIREICDDFEALCQRNLAANTGMNFIDFVIFLVRFFLANAVQVCCHHRYEIPLWSASKLTERIAFNLASIQKIAVKMKSTESVIGNHRFFLDVNETMVDPEFVKLCIDVSRTYGRIHESENRNRDMENALVVDMLDYGSSICSIEDFVEFINDVVAKLGNICSEEKVLLTTLDG, from the exons ATGGACGAGAGACAGATGGGTATACAAATTGAAGGGAAAATAGAGCGAGTGAATGGTAAAGAACTCAGCTATAATGAGTTTGTCGCCAAATATTTAGCCAAAAACCAGCCAGTTGTGCTAACAGGTCTCATGGACGATTGGCGAGCTTGCAAAGATTGGGTCACTGATACTGGCTGCCCTAATCTTCACTTCTTTTCTACCCATTTCCCCAACTCTAGGGTTCAG GTTGCGGATTGTGGAGTTAGAGAATTTACGGATCAGAAGAGAGTAGAAATGACAGTTAAGGAGTTCATTGACCATTGGGCTGAGTCTAATGCTTCAGACGGCGATAGCAAGTCCCTGCTCTATTTGAAGGACTGGCATTTTGTGAAG GAATATCCAGAATATGTAGCATACAAAACCCCACTACTTTTTTCTGATGATTGGCTTAACCTATATCTCGACCATCATCGTATGCATAAGAATTCTGACAGTGATCAAGAGAATGATGAAATAAGTTGCTCTGACTATCGTTTTGTGTATATGGGAGCAAAAG GGTCTTGGACTCCTCTTCATGCTGATGTTTTCAGGTCATATAGTTGGTCAGCAAATGTTTGTGGGAAGAAGAAATGGCTTTTTCTGTCTCCTTCCCAATGTCATCTGATATTTGACAG GAACCTGAAGAACACAGTTTATAACATCTTTGATAATGTTAGTGAGGAAACATTTCCAGGTTTTAAGAAG GCTATTTGGTTGGAGTGCATTCAGGATCAAAATGAAATTATCTTTGTGCCTAGCGGATGGTTTCATCAAGTTCATAATCTG GAAGATACAATATCAATAAATCACAATTGGTACAATGCTCATAACCTTTCTTGGGTG TGGGATTTGCTTTGGAGAGACTATAATGAGGCGAAGGGCTATATAGAAGACATCAGAGAAATCTGTGATGATTTTGAAGCTCTCTGCCAACGCAACCTTGCTGCTAATACAG gCATGAActtcattgattttgttatcttcCTTGTGCGCTTCTTCCTAGCCAATGCGGTCCAAGTATGCTGCCATCATAGATATGAAATACCACTGTGGAGTGCATCTAAACTGACCGAACGCATAGCTTTTAATTTAGCATCTATACAAAAAATTGCAGTGAAAATGAAATCTACTGAAAGTGTGATTGGAAATCATAGGTTCTTCTTGGATGTGAACGAAACTATGGTTGATCCGGAGTTTGTTAAGCTGTGCATTGATGTGAGCAGAACATATGGCAGGATACATGAGTCAGAGAATAGGAATAGAGATATGGAGAATGCTTTGGTAGTTGATATGTTGGACTATGGTTCTTCAATCTGTAGTATTGAAGATTTTGTGGAATTTATAAACGATGTCGTAGCGAAACTTGGCAACATTTGCTCTGAGGAAAAGGTTTTGCTAACAACATTAGATGGGTAG
- the LOC136230098 gene encoding arginine-specific demethylase JMJ20 isoform X2, which yields MTVKEFIDHWAESNASDGDSKSLLYLKDWHFVKEYPEYVAYKTPLLFSDDWLNLYLDHHRMHKNSDSDQENDEISCSDYRFVYMGAKGSWTPLHADVFRSYSWSANVCGKKKWLFLSPSQCHLIFDRNLKNTVYNIFDNVSEETFPGFKKAIWLECIQDQNEIIFVPSGWFHQVHNLEDTISINHNWYNAHNLSWVWDLLWRDYNEAKGYIEDIREICDDFEALCQRNLAANTGMNFIDFVIFLVRFFLANAVQVCCHHRYEIPLWSASKLTERIAFNLASIQKIAVKMKSTESVIGNHRFFLDVNETMVDPEFVKLCIDVSRTYGRIHESENRNRDMENALVVDMLDYGSSICSIEDFVEFINDVVAKLGNICSEEKVLLTTLDG from the exons ATGACAGTTAAGGAGTTCATTGACCATTGGGCTGAGTCTAATGCTTCAGACGGCGATAGCAAGTCCCTGCTCTATTTGAAGGACTGGCATTTTGTGAAG GAATATCCAGAATATGTAGCATACAAAACCCCACTACTTTTTTCTGATGATTGGCTTAACCTATATCTCGACCATCATCGTATGCATAAGAATTCTGACAGTGATCAAGAGAATGATGAAATAAGTTGCTCTGACTATCGTTTTGTGTATATGGGAGCAAAAG GGTCTTGGACTCCTCTTCATGCTGATGTTTTCAGGTCATATAGTTGGTCAGCAAATGTTTGTGGGAAGAAGAAATGGCTTTTTCTGTCTCCTTCCCAATGTCATCTGATATTTGACAG GAACCTGAAGAACACAGTTTATAACATCTTTGATAATGTTAGTGAGGAAACATTTCCAGGTTTTAAGAAG GCTATTTGGTTGGAGTGCATTCAGGATCAAAATGAAATTATCTTTGTGCCTAGCGGATGGTTTCATCAAGTTCATAATCTG GAAGATACAATATCAATAAATCACAATTGGTACAATGCTCATAACCTTTCTTGGGTG TGGGATTTGCTTTGGAGAGACTATAATGAGGCGAAGGGCTATATAGAAGACATCAGAGAAATCTGTGATGATTTTGAAGCTCTCTGCCAACGCAACCTTGCTGCTAATACAG gCATGAActtcattgattttgttatcttcCTTGTGCGCTTCTTCCTAGCCAATGCGGTCCAAGTATGCTGCCATCATAGATATGAAATACCACTGTGGAGTGCATCTAAACTGACCGAACGCATAGCTTTTAATTTAGCATCTATACAAAAAATTGCAGTGAAAATGAAATCTACTGAAAGTGTGATTGGAAATCATAGGTTCTTCTTGGATGTGAACGAAACTATGGTTGATCCGGAGTTTGTTAAGCTGTGCATTGATGTGAGCAGAACATATGGCAGGATACATGAGTCAGAGAATAGGAATAGAGATATGGAGAATGCTTTGGTAGTTGATATGTTGGACTATGGTTCTTCAATCTGTAGTATTGAAGATTTTGTGGAATTTATAAACGATGTCGTAGCGAAACTTGGCAACATTTGCTCTGAGGAAAAGGTTTTGCTAACAACATTAGATGGGTAG